In one Bacillus thuringiensis genomic region, the following are encoded:
- a CDS encoding lysozyme inhibitor LprI family protein, producing the protein MKKLSKVMSFCLAASMLVITGCETSENKVQVNKMIDQLDEAPEVTEKEAKKIVRKSVDGIANAFSEMEKENGWSRNNPGDLETVKKGVKGLVSKKFVENQLLELLNNFNRSRETDMLPFPNYFQTEIRFSSSQDKENLTVHTLSLEDEIGHAAQEWEFHLVYKEGEWLMDKWSFVFPEDLKLTKEEANRILQTPDDKNVSFVSEENSGDKKYIFKDSNGLITVNAKTSLISYNVDENKYEKLTKERNIQETEQVQRKDSSAYTGSKDEKQSQKESSSKIDRANVLSELAAIDKQEKHTNAMSTNDIVNEIEGNYELWDNKLNEIYSTLKSTMSADAFQSLKTKQIAWVKEKESKVKAIGTDTNNGTMRRIEASEEKYKMTKARCYELVNGYMN; encoded by the coding sequence ATGAAGAAATTAAGTAAAGTAATGTCATTTTGTTTGGCCGCTAGTATGCTTGTTATAACGGGGTGTGAAACAAGTGAAAACAAAGTTCAAGTGAATAAAATGATTGACCAGCTTGATGAAGCGCCAGAAGTGACAGAAAAAGAAGCAAAAAAGATTGTAAGAAAGAGTGTAGATGGAATAGCAAACGCGTTTAGTGAGATGGAAAAAGAAAATGGATGGAGCCGAAATAATCCTGGGGATTTAGAGACAGTTAAAAAAGGAGTTAAGGGATTAGTTTCAAAAAAATTTGTAGAGAATCAGCTTCTTGAATTGCTTAATAACTTTAATAGATCGAGAGAGACTGATATGTTACCATTCCCAAATTATTTTCAAACTGAAATAAGATTTTCTTCTTCACAAGATAAAGAAAATTTAACGGTACATACATTAAGTTTAGAAGATGAAATAGGTCATGCGGCCCAAGAATGGGAATTTCATTTGGTGTATAAAGAAGGGGAATGGTTAATGGATAAATGGTCATTCGTTTTTCCTGAAGATTTAAAACTTACAAAAGAAGAAGCAAATAGAATTTTACAAACGCCAGACGATAAGAATGTGTCATTTGTAAGTGAAGAAAATAGTGGCGATAAGAAATATATATTCAAAGATAGTAACGGATTAATTACTGTAAATGCGAAAACATCTCTTATTTCATACAATGTAGATGAAAATAAGTATGAAAAGTTAACGAAAGAAAGAAATATTCAAGAAACAGAACAAGTACAGAGAAAGGATTCCAGTGCGTATACAGGCTCAAAAGACGAGAAACAATCGCAAAAAGAATCTTCTTCAAAGATAGATAGAGCAAATGTTTTAAGCGAATTAGCTGCTATAGATAAACAAGAAAAACATACGAATGCTATGTCAACCAATGATATAGTAAATGAAATAGAAGGAAATTATGAACTGTGGGATAATAAACTAAATGAAATTTACAGTACATTAAAAAGTACGATGTCAGCTGATGCGTTCCAGTCGTTAAAAACGAAACAAATTGCGTGGGTTAAAGAAAAAGAAAGTAAAGTTAAAGCAATTGGTACTGATACAAATAATGGAACGATGAGGCGTATAGAAGCCTCAGAAGAGAAATATAAGATGACAAAAGCAAGATGTTATGAATTAGTAAATGGGTATATGAATTAG
- a CDS encoding M24 family metallopeptidase — MNIRITNIQKQLHNYGIDGLLITKKENRQYATGFTGSAGGVLISADQAVFITDFRYVDQAKSQIKDAEIIMHKGNLEKEIAHQVSKLNIQKLGIEENNMILQQYKNLQKYVQAEMIQVCEIIENIRIIKDTPEIETMKIAANIADEAFHHILTFLKPGISENAVRDELEFFMRKKGATSSSFQIIVASGVRSSLPHGVASNKIIERGDIVTLDFGALYDGYCSDITRTVAIGEPSEEFKKIYNVVREALKRGTEAIKPGETAKSIDDVTRKYITDCGYGQYFGHSTGHGLGLEIHEPLRLSQESTATLEEGMVVTVEPGIYIPNWGGCRIEDDIVITKEGYEVITKSNRELIVIPC, encoded by the coding sequence ATGAATATAAGAATAACTAACATCCAAAAACAACTACATAATTACGGAATCGACGGGTTACTTATTACAAAGAAAGAAAACCGTCAATATGCAACAGGCTTTACAGGTAGCGCTGGCGGCGTCTTAATCTCTGCCGATCAAGCTGTTTTTATCACTGATTTCCGCTATGTAGATCAAGCGAAATCACAAATAAAAGATGCTGAAATTATTATGCATAAAGGAAATTTAGAAAAAGAAATTGCACATCAAGTATCGAAATTAAACATTCAAAAACTTGGAATTGAAGAAAACAACATGATATTGCAACAATATAAAAACTTGCAAAAATACGTACAGGCGGAAATGATTCAAGTGTGCGAAATTATCGAAAATATTCGTATCATTAAAGACACGCCTGAAATAGAAACAATGAAAATTGCAGCTAATATCGCGGACGAAGCATTTCACCACATTCTTACGTTTCTAAAACCAGGAATAAGTGAAAATGCTGTACGAGATGAATTAGAATTTTTCATGCGAAAAAAAGGGGCTACATCTTCTTCATTCCAAATCATTGTAGCCTCAGGCGTTCGTTCTTCACTTCCCCATGGAGTTGCATCAAATAAAATAATCGAACGAGGGGATATCGTTACATTAGACTTCGGTGCACTTTACGACGGATATTGTTCCGATATAACACGTACTGTAGCAATAGGGGAACCATCGGAAGAATTCAAAAAAATATACAATGTTGTACGAGAAGCGTTAAAACGTGGGACTGAAGCGATTAAGCCTGGAGAAACTGCGAAAAGTATCGATGATGTAACAAGAAAATACATTACAGATTGTGGATATGGTCAATATTTTGGACACTCTACTGGTCATGGTCTTGGGTTAGAAATACATGAACCTCTTCGCTTATCTCAAGAAAGTACGGCTACTTTAGAAGAAGGTATGGTTGTTACCGTTGAACCTGGTATTTACATTCCGAACTGGGGCGGTTGTAGAATTGAAGACGATATCGTCATTACAAAAGAAGGCTATGAAGTTATTACAAAATCAAATAGAGAACTAATTGTTATTCCTTGTTGA
- a CDS encoding DinB family protein: MNFVIDKIDGLQSEFSNLVSMMNYARYTTMQAVEGLTIEELDYLYDKDTNSIGMLLYHMAAIEFYYQIHTFEDREPTEAELERWLPGIELGDLGREKIKGNAIEFYINTLQEVRSKTIETFQSLPDEWLFKTTDFWYDKPANNYFKWFHVFEDEINHRGQIRLIKKMQKAHAVK; this comes from the coding sequence TTGAATTTTGTAATTGATAAGATAGATGGGTTACAGTCTGAATTTTCAAATCTTGTTTCCATGATGAATTACGCTCGCTATACAACAATGCAAGCGGTGGAAGGTTTAACAATTGAGGAACTTGATTATTTATATGATAAGGACACAAATTCAATTGGCATGTTATTGTACCATATGGCCGCTATTGAATTTTACTACCAGATTCATACTTTTGAAGACCGTGAACCAACGGAGGCTGAATTAGAACGCTGGTTACCTGGCATTGAATTAGGCGATCTTGGACGTGAGAAAATAAAAGGAAACGCTATAGAATTTTACATCAATACATTACAAGAAGTACGTTCCAAAACAATCGAGACTTTTCAATCGTTACCTGATGAATGGTTATTTAAAACGACAGACTTTTGGTATGACAAACCAGCAAATAACTATTTTAAGTGGTTTCACGTTTTTGAAGATGAAATCAATCATCGTGGACAAATTCGTTTAATTAAAAAGATGCAAAAAGCTCATGCAGTAAAATGA